A window of Pirellulales bacterium contains these coding sequences:
- a CDS encoding TrmH family RNA methyltransferase codes for MPEFTHQRHKPPTPLARPRELLLACAPLRSNINLSHIVRIAGCAGARRLICCGHAKIVDKIARDGADTVAIEVHRTLPPVLRELKATGYRLVGLEQATGSQNLHTYRFERKTALVIGNERLGLTEEELRPLDDVVEIPVYGLPYAYNVATATAMAVYEYCRQFPSG; via the coding sequence ATGCCTGAATTCACCCACCAGCGCCACAAGCCGCCGACGCCATTGGCCCGGCCGCGCGAATTGCTGCTCGCTTGCGCGCCGTTGCGCAGCAATATCAATCTTTCGCACATCGTTCGCATCGCCGGCTGCGCGGGAGCCCGGCGATTGATTTGCTGCGGCCATGCGAAGATTGTCGACAAGATTGCCCGCGATGGGGCCGACACCGTGGCGATCGAAGTCCACCGCACGCTGCCGCCGGTGCTGCGGGAGCTAAAAGCGACCGGCTACCGGTTGGTCGGTTTGGAGCAAGCGACGGGCTCGCAAAATTTGCACACCTACCGCTTCGAGCGCAAGACGGCCCTGGTGATCGGCAACGAGCGTCTCGGCCTGACGGAAGAAGAGCTGCGCCCGCTCGACGACGTCGTGGAAATTCCCGTCTACGGCCTGCCGTATGCCTACAACGTCGCCACCGCCACGGCGATGGCCGTCTACGAATATTGCCGGCAATTTCCTTCCGGATAA
- a CDS encoding adenylosuccinate synthase, translating to MPGTCVIGLQWGDEAKGKLVDLLTEQHDMVVRYQGGANAGHTVVAGGQTYKLSLIPSGILSPGVLCVVTGGVVIHPKSLLGEIDQLTARGIACGQNLVISDRAHVIFPWHIAEDRAMDASLAGGEAIGTTQRGIGPCYRDKVGRSFAIRLGDLYRDDFRSRLAHIVKAKNHVLSFLNGQAPELPLDADAIFAEYTAYAERLRPYVADTTALLLDAVETGKRLLFEGAQGALLDIDHGTFPFVTSSNSSGVGVSSGSGVPGRWITRTIGVLKAYSTRVGGGPFPTEQNNEIGQHIRERGNEYGTVTRRPRRCGWFDAVAARYTARLSGVDSLAIMLLDVLADLPELKICTAYELNGRRVTQFPSHVDDLRHAVPVYETIPGWEKEITGVRRMEDLPTGARLYLDRLSELVGQPIDVVSVGPDREQTMFRGEGPASRGERRGARGE from the coding sequence TTGCCGGGTACTTGCGTTATCGGTTTGCAGTGGGGCGACGAGGCCAAGGGAAAACTCGTCGATCTGCTCACCGAACAACATGATATGGTCGTCCGCTATCAAGGCGGCGCCAACGCCGGCCATACGGTCGTCGCCGGCGGGCAAACGTATAAGCTCTCGCTCATCCCCAGCGGCATTCTCTCGCCCGGCGTGCTCTGCGTCGTTACCGGCGGAGTCGTCATCCATCCAAAAAGCCTGCTCGGCGAGATCGATCAATTGACGGCCCGCGGCATCGCTTGCGGCCAGAATCTGGTGATTAGCGATCGGGCCCATGTGATCTTCCCGTGGCACATCGCCGAAGATCGCGCGATGGATGCCAGCCTCGCCGGCGGCGAAGCAATCGGCACCACGCAGCGCGGCATCGGCCCTTGCTATCGCGACAAAGTCGGCCGATCGTTTGCCATCCGGCTCGGCGATCTGTATCGCGACGATTTTCGCTCGCGGCTGGCGCATATCGTGAAAGCCAAAAATCATGTTCTGTCGTTCTTGAACGGGCAGGCTCCCGAACTTCCATTAGATGCCGACGCGATTTTCGCCGAATACACGGCCTATGCCGAGCGGCTTCGGCCCTACGTCGCCGATACGACCGCGTTGCTCTTGGACGCCGTCGAAACCGGCAAGCGGCTCTTGTTCGAAGGGGCCCAAGGAGCGCTGTTGGACATCGACCACGGCACGTTTCCTTTCGTCACCAGCAGCAATAGCTCGGGCGTCGGCGTGTCGAGCGGGTCGGGTGTGCCGGGACGATGGATCACGCGCACGATCGGCGTGTTAAAAGCGTATTCGACGCGCGTCGGCGGCGGGCCATTTCCCACCGAGCAGAACAACGAAATTGGCCAGCATATTCGCGAGCGGGGCAACGAATATGGCACCGTTACTCGCCGCCCGCGGCGCTGCGGTTGGTTTGATGCCGTCGCGGCCCGCTATACGGCCCGGCTCAGCGGCGTCGATTCGCTGGCGATCATGCTGCTGGATGTGCTGGCCGATCTGCCGGAACTGAAGATTTGCACGGCTTACGAATTGAATGGCCGGCGGGTGACCCAGTTCCCAAGCCATGTCGATGATTTGCGGCATGCCGTGCCCGTGTATGAAACCATCCCGGGCTGGGAAAAGGAAATCACGGGCGTGCGGCGAATGGAAGATTTGCCGACGGGAGCAAGGTTGTACCTCGACCGGCTCAGCGAATTGGTCGGCCAACCGATCGATGTCGTGTCGGTCGGGCCCGACCGCGAGCAGACGATGTTTAGGGGCGAGGGACCGGCGAGCAGGGGCGAGCGACGAGGGGCGAGGGGCGAGTAA